One genomic segment of Pseudomonas fortuita includes these proteins:
- a CDS encoding SH3 domain-containing protein yields the protein MRKKFVASLLAVAIASTTACAQLGISKEQAGTVIGGLAGVAIGSTMGSGNGKIAAALIAGGIGAYVGNRIGHMLDEKDQQALALRTQEVLSQQQTTASTQPVTWKSDHSGATAQIVPGKEYTQTKKVEVKRAPKIQAVPSMKLINEPYVTISDNLNVRAAPNQTGEKVGSLKNHTEFTAVGATGDWILVGRKGVTVGYVHKNYVEPKAQALAKRVTPAVNLDELDVAANKETQGFDLDSVQSLPTETVAAEAACRPVTVSLKSQSGKTEQEQNTFCKQANGTWELI from the coding sequence TTGCGTAAGAAATTCGTCGCGTCCCTTCTGGCGGTCGCCATCGCCTCTACCACGGCCTGTGCACAGCTCGGGATCAGCAAAGAGCAAGCGGGCACCGTGATCGGCGGCCTGGCCGGTGTGGCCATCGGCTCGACCATGGGCAGCGGCAACGGCAAGATCGCCGCAGCCCTGATTGCCGGCGGCATCGGTGCCTACGTGGGTAACCGCATCGGCCACATGCTGGACGAGAAGGACCAGCAGGCCCTGGCGCTGCGCACCCAGGAAGTACTGAGCCAGCAGCAGACCACTGCCAGTACCCAGCCAGTGACCTGGAAGTCTGACCACTCGGGCGCCACCGCCCAGATCGTGCCGGGCAAGGAATACACCCAGACCAAAAAGGTTGAGGTCAAGCGTGCGCCGAAGATTCAGGCGGTGCCGTCGATGAAGCTGATCAACGAGCCATACGTGACCATCAGCGACAACCTTAACGTGCGCGCCGCTCCGAACCAGACGGGTGAAAAAGTCGGCAGCCTGAAGAACCATACCGAGTTCACCGCCGTCGGCGCCACTGGCGACTGGATCCTGGTCGGGCGCAAGGGCGTGACCGTGGGTTACGTGCACAAGAACTACGTCGAGCCCAAGGCGCAGGCCTTGGCCAAGCGCGTGACGCCAGCGGTGAACCTGGACGAGCTGGACGTTGCCGCCAACAAGGAAACCCAAGGCTTCGACCTGGATTCGGTGCAGTCGCTGCCGACCGAAACGGTCGCCGCCGAAGCTGCCTGCCGCCCGGTCACTGTCAGCCTGAAGTCGCAAAGCGGCAAGACCGAGCAAGAGCAGAACACCTTCTGCAAACAAGCCAACGGCACCTGGGAACTGATCTGA
- a CDS encoding LysE family transporter gives MLGVTDYGAFVIAFIILLAIPGPGNFALITATGKGGIKAGLAATLGVIVGDQVLLWLAVAGVATLLATYPTAFHMVQWAGAAYLAYLGLRMLLSKPGGSAHSCRMDNGQYLRQTMMITLLNPKAIMFYMAFFPLFVDPVKHQGLVTFGFMAATVAVVTFAYGLIAVVLTHQLAERMRANPRISNLFERLAGACLVGFGIKLAAMR, from the coding sequence ATGCTCGGCGTCACCGACTACGGCGCATTCGTCATCGCCTTCATCATCCTTCTGGCCATCCCCGGCCCGGGCAATTTCGCCCTGATCACCGCCACTGGCAAGGGCGGTATCAAGGCTGGCCTGGCCGCGACACTTGGAGTGATCGTGGGTGACCAGGTGCTGCTGTGGCTGGCGGTAGCCGGCGTCGCCACCTTGCTGGCCACCTACCCCACGGCCTTCCATATGGTGCAATGGGCCGGTGCTGCGTACCTGGCGTACCTGGGCCTGCGCATGCTACTGAGCAAACCCGGTGGCTCCGCACACAGCTGCCGCATGGACAACGGCCAGTACTTGCGCCAGACCATGATGATCACCCTGCTCAACCCCAAGGCGATCATGTTCTACATGGCGTTTTTCCCGCTGTTCGTCGACCCGGTGAAGCACCAAGGGCTGGTGACGTTCGGTTTCATGGCTGCGACGGTGGCGGTGGTGACCTTCGCGTATGGGCTGATTGCCGTGGTGCTGACGCACCAGTTGGCTGAACGCATGCGTGCAAACCCGCGCATCAGCAACCTGTTCGAACGGCTGGCGGGGGCTTGTCTGGTAGGGTTTGGTATCAAGTTGGCGGCGATGCGCTGA